The DNA sequence TGCTAGCAATGCGGTGATTGCTCCACGCCACCATCACCCGTTCACCCTTACTATCATGAACCCAGTCCGTCGGATACTCCTTACATTCCTACACCTGACCAGTTTGAGGATTCCACATATCACCATGAACATTCTCGGCACCCTGTGTCAGATTATATACCAGAGCACGATGTGCCAGACAAAAAACCCGAACATCACGTGCCAGACAATAAGCCAGAGCATCACATACCAGACTATGTTCCTACACATAGTCTGGACTCGGAGGATGGCCCTAGCAACCCCTCATATTTCACCGACGAGCCACGTCATACCGAAGATAACCAGCTGTCAGATAAAATAGATGTACGCATTCCTGAATTctgatttatttttgttgttagtGTTGATCTCTAAGTCCTTGCCTTGTTTCTAAGTTGCACCAATTAAACTAATCATTTTGTGTAAGTTACTTtgatcagaaaaaaaaacctttaaaaatgTAACCTACTATGTATATGTTTCCTCCCATTTAGGAGTGGAAATTATGAAAATGCCTTAATTTACTAATATAAATATATGCTTCTAAATTGCCGAAATGGTAAAAATAACTTATTCTTACCTATCTGTCAGTCTGTCATTTCGTTCATTTATATGTACTTATGCCTGCGTCTTGACATTCATTCAATAGGACGTCAACATACACCAAGTATCTGAGGACATTGCATTGCTTCACCTACAGCACCTGCCCAACATGCCGGCAATTCCAGAAGAGGGATCTAACGGCCACAGGAAGCAATGGGAAAATGGCAGACCAGATTACAATGGCCGTGACAGCTTCCCCAACATTCAAAATGTCCTAGACTCTGTCCTTGAAGGGGAAAATCGCCCTATTGAAGATGTCCCAGAATTTATATAGATTTAAACACAATAGAGAATGTGTTTGACTGAAGACACACCATAGACTGGTACAGTTGCTCCTGAAAATGTTTTAGGTAGTAGCATTGACCATGAAACCATGATATAAAGGAGTAAATCCTCCATTCAAAAATTAGCAAGACTAGGATTGACATGAAATCTGTACTCTGTTAGGGTAAGCAAGGTGCCTTTTATTCATGGTCTTTCATGGTGAGCAACAGTTTTACAGTAGATTTGTAATCTAATTACTTTGCACTGTAGATGAAATTTCAACTGCAAATAAAACCTTTTAGAATGCAAAAAGGAAGTATTCCCAAATCGAGAATGGATGTTTATCAAAGATAATTGTTTTCTGTTTGATTAGACttcaacttttaaaatgtaaGCACTTACTTTGAGGTGGAGAAACTAAGGACTAAGATACGAGTACTTCTATGAGTAATGGTGTCAgtagaaaacaatgaaatttatTTGAGAATTTAAAGGTCGCACATGAAAATGTATCCTGTCTGATAGATTTCAACTGTTCTCCACCAAACAACAATGTGAAAATTCAAGTTTAAAAATAAGCTTGCCTTACTCTGTTCACCATTGTAGAAATGAAGTCTCCAtttaatatttgtttgttaCGTGATATTAATCCTTTGTATGTTTATTGAAACTAGTTTCAAAGTTATTGTCAAGTGTTTTTCTCGGCCACGCCGTCTTAGCTGTTGCTGCATCTTAAAAGTCCTTTCTTAACATTGGACTGACTGCAACAAGCCATTTATCAGCTGTTGGTTTCTACTATATCACTGAAGAGGATTATATATTCTTAGCAGAGTTATATGAAATTTTGGgtgaaaaaagaacaaaaaataaccTGGCCTGGTGTTGCTTCAATCTATAACGATATTGCTTAGAAAAAGAGTGAAATGTAGAAGACAAATAGGGTTATTTCCATGGAATTTTATTACCTTTTTATAGAGATTATTATTTCTGATAGAAGATATTAGTAAAAACTGCTTTGGACTGGACCAATAGGAGTCTAGAATAATACATAATGCACCTCATATGGTTTGTAGCCTTGTCATCTGTCAGTGCTGTGATTCCTAAAATTGtaaggaaataaccagtagAGGTGTAACTATGGCCCCTCCCTCGGTTTTCTGTATTCCATGTATTCGTGCCCCCACAGTTTTTCCATGCCTTTTAAGGCCCTACCTGGGATGTAATTTTGTACAGTTTATTTGCTTCTACTGTTGTTAGATAATTTAGAAttgcattaaaaaataaagattattcTGCTGCATGTTCGTTTTAAATACTGTTGGTCTGCAGTACCTTGGTACTTGGCATGCAAGTACAAATTGAGTAAACATTttagttttttatcatttcttaatttaattaatatttatttatcaaaTTGCAGGAGGAGGAGGGTAATTATAAAGAATTACTACTCTGGGGTTCtaggtcactagatccatctagaaacatttttctatccaaatacacacaaaataaacattcttCTTAACTACCAAACGCAGGAGTCAAACTTGTCTTGTCACACGAGCAGAGGGTTTTCCTTAGATTTTCTGGCTTTTCTACCTtctcaaaaacaacaatacaCTTATAATAATACTTAGGCCTTTactcgcccccccccccccccccccaggtcacccaaaagtgggtcatttcttattgaagtaTCCTTACAATTACCCTAAAAGTTTATTATTTTCACTTATTGTATCATTAAAATATACTGTATATGCGCTCTTGCTGTACCTAACCAAAGGATGATTAGCTaaacaaatttattttatctAATAAAAGTTAGACTATCCTTATGTGATCTTGCGTCTAAACTCAAGCTTGTTGCTAGCATTTCTGTTGTATTGTCTGCTATCTGAAAGTATCCCTACTCCTAGTTCTGCATGTAAAGCAAAATGATCACTAAAATAGGCACCAGAATTGTCACTTTCCAAAATATCTACACTTTTCACAGCAAAGTTTGAGAGCTTGCAAATGATACGATCAAACCGATTCTCTGCAACATCTGGCTCACTGATTTTAGCGTAAGGGTTCGCACCAACATTCCAAGTGTAACCATTACTCTCAGTGTGGTTAAGAATTGCAAGCCAGGCATCAAACCATGGTAGAGGCAGTAGGATATCTCCATCTACTTTAGGTTCTAAATTCAAATCCCCCATTAGACAAACATCAGCAAATCCAGCGAGCATCTTTAAGGAAAAAGCAAGttgtttttctctttcctTTGATGAATAGTCCATGCTCTCCAAATGAGAAGTAGCTATTGTAAAAGGAATAGATACTTGAACATTTTCATCAATTGTGTTAATTTGAAGTTGTGCCAATAACAGGCTTCGTCCCATGCGTGAGGTTGCAAAAGGAATGTTTCTCCAATTCAAAACCTTGAATTTGGTCAATAAAACTACAAAGTACGGATCTAGTTTGGTTGAGTTTTCATCTAGTAGCAAGGTGTATCTTTTGAACCAATCCTGGGTCTTTAATAATGCGAGATTCCTGAAAGTTACCTCTTGGAACGCTATAATTCCCGGTTTTATCGAATCTACTGCACGTCCAATTGCAACCATTCGCTCTCTTGTTTGGTATTCTCCGAACCAGATGTTTAGGGTGAGCAAAGACACTCCTCTGTTAGGCTGACTCGTTGGTTGGTTGGTCTTTTGTAGTGGCTTTCTGATTAAGGAGAAGTAAAGAACGGTCaataccaccactaccacgaCTATAAGCTTAAATGATATTTTATAAGCTTGGATTCCCATGTGTCAGCGATGCTCaataaaattgcaaaaagaaaCGGAGATACCACATAAGGGCTCCTTTTTTGGTACCCCCTTTTCATCAACATGAGCCGTCAATCTATGGTCAGCGGAACGAATTGTTGTGGGTTTCGTGTGCTGTGTTATAATAAATATGCACTTACGGGTACATTTGCATGTCAAGCTCAGATGCCGAAATAATTTCAACCACTTCACCGTCCGCATCGCGGTGAAATTTAGTCTTCCTCTCtctctcatttttttttctacaaatatGTCTGGTTATTTAACGagaagaccctgggaacgAACGTGGCTTATTGGTCTGCAGAAGTCCACCCCGCAAGATACTTGGTGGATGCTGTAGCTGAAGCCCCAATCGCCGTGAGGGGTGTTATATTTGCATTCTGGTATTTGCGTGCTTTTCACGGCTGGAGGAC is a window from the Nematostella vectensis chromosome 9, jaNemVect1.1, whole genome shotgun sequence genome containing:
- the LOC5504860 gene encoding uncharacterized protein LOC5504860 produces the protein MQMYPKPLQKTNQPTSQPNRGVSLLTLNIWFGEYQTRERMVAIGRAVDSIKPGIIAFQEVTFRNLALLKTQDWFKRYTLLLDENSTKLDPYFVVLLTKFKVLNWRNIPFATSRMGRSLLLAQLQINTIDENVQVSIPFTIATSHLESMDYSSKEREKQLAFSLKMLAGFADVCLMGDLNLEPKVDGDILLPLPWFDAWLAILNHTESNGYTWNVGANPYAKISEPDVAENRFDRIICKLSNFAVKSVDILESDNSGAYFSDHFALHAELGVGILSDSRQYNRNASNKLEFRRKIT